Proteins encoded within one genomic window of Triticum aestivum cultivar Chinese Spring chromosome 2D, IWGSC CS RefSeq v2.1, whole genome shotgun sequence:
- the LOC123051144 gene encoding phosphoglycerate mutase-like protein 1 isoform X1 — protein sequence MEASTVAALYPAHRCKTVYLVRHAQGFHNAAEESDIIDHTSPALLDAQLTPLGWSQVDCLREHVTKSGLAKKIELVIVSPLMRTMQTAVGVFGGGNYTDGVSAPPLMVEGAENSGRQPISSLNCPPFLAVEACREKLSVLTSDKRSSITRYRTLFPAIDFSLIKNDEDVLWGPDVIETDESVVARGMNLFDWLWTREEKEIAIVTHCGFLYHTLNTYGKGCHPTVAEELGKVFANCELRSMVLVDRSKLGSDTSRYNFAGKIPAGLDMPSDVADKKQAEEASKN from the exons ATGGAGGCGAGCACCGTGGCAGCTCTGTATCCCGCGCACCGATGCAAAACCGTATACCTG GTGAGGCATGCCCAGGGTTTCCACAACGCGGCAGAAGAGTCGGATATTATAGACCACACTTCACCTGCGCTGCTTGATGCTCAACTTACCCCTTTGGGCTGGAGCCAA GTTGATTGCCTGCGAGAGCATGTGACGAAATCTGGACTAGCAAAAAAGATTGAGTTGGTTATTGTTTCCCCTCTAATGAG GACTATGCAAACTGCAGTGGGGGTCTTTGGTGGTGGGAACTATACTGATGGAGTAAGTGCACCCCCTTTAATGGTAGAAGGTGCAGAAAACAGTGGACGTCAGCCGATTTCAAGTTTGAACTGCCCACCGTTTCTTGCAGTTGAGGCCTGCAGGGAGAAGTTG AGTGTTCTTACTTCTGACAAGAGGAGCAGCATAACAAGATACCGTACTCTCTTTCCTGCCATTGATTTTTCCTTG ATAAAGAATGATGAAGATGTTCTTTGGGGACCCGATGTCATAGAAACAGATGAGTCTGTTGTTGCCAGGGGCATGAATTTGTTTGACTG GTTATGGACAAGGGAGGAGAAAGAGATAGCTATTGTCACCCATTGTGGTTTCTTGTATCACACCCTGAACACGTATGGTAAAGGGTGTCATCCAACCGTAGCAGAGGAACTGGGCAAGGT CTTCGCCAACTGTGAGCTCCGGTCGATGGTGTTGGTCGACAGAAG TAAGCTTGGATCGGATACCTCTAGATACAATTTCGCTGGGAAGATACCGGCCGGGCTCGATATGCCAAGCGATGTCGCAGACAAGAAGCAGGCTGAAGAAGCTAGCAAGAATTGA
- the LOC123051144 gene encoding phosphoglycerate mutase-like protein 1 isoform X2, whose product MATGPCAWFRLCQGKIKQPKRTPLTACSTTTAAAAALRLAPPQVDCLREHVTKSGLAKKIELVIVSPLMRTMQTAVGVFGGGNYTDGVSAPPLMVEGAENSGRQPISSLNCPPFLAVEACREKLSVLTSDKRSSITRYRTLFPAIDFSLIKNDEDVLWGPDVIETDESVVARGMNLFDWLWTREEKEIAIVTHCGFLYHTLNTYGKGCHPTVAEELGKVFANCELRSMVLVDRSKLGSDTSRYNFAGKIPAGLDMPSDVADKKQAEEASKN is encoded by the exons ATGGCGACGGGGCCGTGCGCGTGGTTCCGGCTTTGCCAaggaaaaatcaagcagccgaagAGGACACCGTTGACGGcttgctccaccaccaccgccgccgccgccgcacttcgtTTAGCTCCTCCTCAG GTTGATTGCCTGCGAGAGCATGTGACGAAATCTGGACTAGCAAAAAAGATTGAGTTGGTTATTGTTTCCCCTCTAATGAG GACTATGCAAACTGCAGTGGGGGTCTTTGGTGGTGGGAACTATACTGATGGAGTAAGTGCACCCCCTTTAATGGTAGAAGGTGCAGAAAACAGTGGACGTCAGCCGATTTCAAGTTTGAACTGCCCACCGTTTCTTGCAGTTGAGGCCTGCAGGGAGAAGTTG AGTGTTCTTACTTCTGACAAGAGGAGCAGCATAACAAGATACCGTACTCTCTTTCCTGCCATTGATTTTTCCTTG ATAAAGAATGATGAAGATGTTCTTTGGGGACCCGATGTCATAGAAACAGATGAGTCTGTTGTTGCCAGGGGCATGAATTTGTTTGACTG GTTATGGACAAGGGAGGAGAAAGAGATAGCTATTGTCACCCATTGTGGTTTCTTGTATCACACCCTGAACACGTATGGTAAAGGGTGTCATCCAACCGTAGCAGAGGAACTGGGCAAGGT CTTCGCCAACTGTGAGCTCCGGTCGATGGTGTTGGTCGACAGAAG TAAGCTTGGATCGGATACCTCTAGATACAATTTCGCTGGGAAGATACCGGCCGGGCTCGATATGCCAAGCGATGTCGCAGACAAGAAGCAGGCTGAAGAAGCTAGCAAGAATTGA
- the LOC123051141 gene encoding uncharacterized protein — MVSLSTWFRYAAHKFEYSISLSWKKYTVGQINSTEMTDAIWKSFFQGKLTFPQWIKGGEAMAPVVAPTGGTVLVRKLATLSPKELFVGDIVLLKDPEKSDDLIVRRLAAVQGYEMVSTDEKDEPFVLDKDECWVMADNQELKAKEARDSRLFGPVPMTDIVGRVIYSLRTAVDHGPVDNSRVAMFQDSPVLAVELDVEEMVKNNKM, encoded by the exons ATGGTTTCGCTGTCGACGTGGTTCCGCTACGCCGCCCACAAGTTCGAGTACTCCATCTCCCTCTCCTGGAAG AAGTACACCGTCGGGCAGATCAACAGCACTGAGATGACTGACGCCATATGGAAGAGCTTCTTCCAGGGCAAGCTCACCTTCCCGCAGTGGATCAAAGGGGGCGAAGCCATGGCCCCTGTCGTGGCTCCGACCGGAGGAACCGTCCTCGTCAGAAAGCTCGCCACTTTGTCCCCAAA AGAACTCTTTGTTGGGGACATCGTCTTGTTGAAGGACCCAGAGAAATCCGATGATTTAATTGTCCGACGACTGGCTGCAGTGCAAGGCTATGAGATGGTCTCTACTGATGAGAAGGATGAGCCCTTTGTACTTGACAAGGACGAATGCTGGGTCATGGCAGATAACCAAGAACTAAAGGCAAAG GAAGCTAGGGACAGCCGCCTATTTGGGCCGGTCCCTATGACTGATATTGTTGGCAGAGTTATATACTCTTTAAGAACTGCTGTTGATCATGGCCCAGTGGACAACAG CCGTGTAGCCATGTTCCAGGATTCGCCGGTTTTGGCGGTAGAGCTCGACGTGGAAGAGATGGTGAAGAACAATAAAATGTAG
- the LOC123051142 gene encoding L-type lectin-domain containing receptor kinase IX.1, with product MAAAVSLSYQIVIHIFMLLCCCSIWSPHLPRATSSISFTSNFSHPDYDGRDLIFQGDAYYDSRSQTIQLTPSIGNSVGRAFLAAPVPLWDAVTGELARFTTSFTFQIKVNNANAGDGLAFFLGHYPPADIPKFEREMGGGNLGLFNKSVGTVATGDERAVAVEFDTHLNDGFDPSGSHMGIDVNSIVSRAYTNATVPGRNLTSGLTMTCNITYGNDTKILTALLQIGDTTYRVDTTVDLRQFLPNLVAIGFSGATGVALELHQIVSWSFESTLDPPRESPGSRPPAPKTLLPVEIITGPVIGVIAIACIFVGIRRWQLFTRKRRYRALARGLGPIGYHRLAGATNEFAEENKLGQGGSASVYEGQLASPSRPVAIKIFKQTSSREGRKAFEDELKIASRLRHRNLVELIGWCCDGQRSLVEFICWWRDDRYTRLFLVYELVPQGSLDQHLHEGKSWLPWSKRYKIILDLGSALQYLHVDCEQHQQCIVHGDIKSSNVLLGSSSGAKLGDFGLTRFVHQETGSKTTDLLQGTWGYIDPVFLNTSQRNRQSDIYSFGIVLLEMVSGRDPTASLNGMPPLSSWVRSLYHDDAILEAANDSLIGGESSTERQQMERVLLVGLLCVHQDPSSRPSITHAMDSLRSEELKLDITPLAPVTLSLP from the exons ATGGCCGCTGCCGTGAGCCTTTCCTACCAAATAGTAATACACATCTTCATGCTCCTCTGCTGCTGCTCCATATGGTCTCCACACCTGCCTCGTGCCACCTCCTCCATTTCTTTCACCTCCAACTTCTCCCATCCCGACTACGACGGCCGGGACCTCATCTTCCAGGGCGACGCCTACTACGACTCCCGGTCTCAGACGATCCAGCTGACCCCGAGCATCGGGAACAGCGTAGGCCGGGCGTTCCTCGCGGCGCCCGTGCCGCTGTGGGATGCCGTCACCGGCGAGCTCGCCCGCTTCACCACCTCCTTCACCTTCCAAATCAAGGTGAACAATGCAAATGCCGGCGACGGCTTGGCATTTTTCCTCGGGCATTACCCTCCGGCCGACATTCCCAAGTTCGAGCGTGAGATGGGCGGCGGGAACCTCGGCCTCTTCAACAAGAGCGTCGGCACAGTCGCTACTGGCGACGAACGAGCCGTGGCCGTTGAGTTTGACACGCACTTGAATGATGGCTTCGACCCCAGCGGCAGCCACATGGGCATTGATGTCAACTCCATCGTCTCACGGGCCTACACCAACGCCACCGTGCCTGGCAGGAACCTAACGTCCGGCCTCACAATGACTTGCAACATCACCTACGGTAACGACACAAAAATCCTGACAGCTCTTCTTCAGATCGGCGACACGACGTACCGCGTCGACACGACTGTTGACCTCAGGCAGTTCTTGCCTAATCTAGTGGCCATCGGCTTCTCCGGTGCCACTGGCGTGGCGCTCGAACTACACCAAATAGTTTCCTGGTCATTTGAATCCACCTTGGATCCGCCACGGGAGAGCCCTGGGAGTCGCCCTCCTGCACCGAAGACCCTGTTGCCAGTAGAGATAATAACTGGACCAGTCATTGGAGTCATTGCAATTGCGTGCATCTTTGTTGGCATCCGTCGATGGCAGCTATTCACGAGAAAGAGGCGTTACAGAGCTCTTGCCAGGGGCCTTGGGCCTATTGGTTATCATAGGTTGGCAGGTGCAACCAACGAATTCGCAGAGGAAAACAAGCTTGGGCAAGGAGGTTCTGCCTCTGTTTATGAGGGCCAACTGGCAAGTCCAAGTAGACCGGTGGCGATAAAGATATTCAAGCAAACATCATCACGCGAGGGGAGGAAGGCGTTCGAGGACGAGCTCAAGATTGCGAGTCGGCTCAGGCACCGGAACCTTGTGGAATTGATAGGCTGGTGCTGCGATGGCCAGAGGAGCCTGGTTGAGTTTATATGTTGGTGGCGGGACGACAGGTACACACGTCTCTTCCTTGTGTATGAGCTTGTGCCACAAGGTAGCCTCGATCAACACCTACACGAGGGCAAGAGTTGGTTACCATGGTCCAAGAG GTACAAGATCATCCTCGACCTAGGCTCTGCACTGCAATACCTCCATGTAGATTGCGAGCAACACCAACAGTGTATTGTACACGGTGATATCAAGTCCAGCAACGTGTTGCTTGGGTCTTCAAGTGGTGCCAAGTTAGGTGACTTTGGATTGACAAGATTTGTTCACCAAGAAACTGGGTCAAAGACCACAGACCTTTTGCAGGGCACTTGGGGATATATAGACCCTGTGTTCCTCAACACGAGCCAGCGGAACAGGCAGTCAGACATCTACAGTTTTGGCATTGTCCTACTAGAGATGGTCTCTGGAAGGGACCCAACGGCGAGTCTCAATGGTATGCCTCCGTTGTCGTCATGGGTAAGGAGTTTGTACCACGACGATGCGATCCTTGAGGCTGCAAATGACAGCTTGATAGGCGGCGAGTCTAGTACTGAGCGACAACAAATGGAGCGTGTGCTACTTGTCGGGCTCTTGTGTGTGCATCAGGACCCGAGCAGCCGGCCGTCCATCACGCACGCCATGGATTCCCTGCGATCAGAGGAGCTAAAACTGGACATCACTCCCTTGGCACCGGTGACACTATCCCTACCATAG